The proteins below come from a single Maylandia zebra isolate NMK-2024a linkage group LG23, Mzebra_GT3a, whole genome shotgun sequence genomic window:
- the aatf gene encoding protein AATF has translation MAGAFSQELEDLLNPLPKFVDPEDDDDEATKARVVDRFNEDDNEDEDAAGLSALRKRNTSLLSDTDRRYVGKPVSRKQLLRETEEDEHDVEEEEEEEEGDEDDSVGDEEADDDENASEEEDDDEEELLMGSDSELDVNLASKKKATDITFPQKVDFHKLTEGMDDLGMSEDDDESHEESEGSEEEEGSDDDDDDDEMESEQEDDDDGVVRTFSQDKVDEEVEKGKAVKNQLALWDQLLEGRIKIQKALVTANQLPQPQTFPEFKRRGGGEFTAALKNTHKALKALQRSLLELHDQLLHQNADTRSIDMGEDEEITSDDEKEGSAQQARAPKRKLEMAEYPDFMAKRFAAFQPYCNATLQKWHDKTRLTMGKSTKGFGAFERNILTQVEQVLMDKDRLLKRTQTQRSEYRVLGKVEAPALTSENIPMEGGEVSEQQLKSNTHLKDLNEDIFDDDDFYHQLLRELIERKTSAADPNDQVAMGRQWLAIQKLRSKIKKKVDTKASKGRKVRFHIHSKLVNFMAPIDHSSMSDEARSELYRSLFGQNTSMRE, from the coding sequence ATGGCAGGCGCGTTTTCACAGGAGCTTGAGGATCTGTTGAATCCTTTGCCAAAATTCGTGGATCCggaggatgatgatgacgaGGCTACCAAAGCCAGAGTGGTGGACCGGTTCAATGAAGACGACAATGAGGATGAAGATGCGGCCGGCCTCAGCGCTCTGCGGAAGCGCAACACCTCCCTGCTTTCGGACACAGATAGACGGTATGTGGGAAAGCCAGTGTCCCGAAAGCAGCTGCttagagagactgaggaggatgAACATGatgttgaggaggaggaggaggaggaagaaggtgACGAAGATGATTCAGTGGGGGATGAAGAGGCAGATGACGATGAAAATGCTTCAGAGGAGGAAGACGATGATGAGGAAGAGTTGTTGATGGGCAGTGATTCAGAACTCGATGTTAATCTAGCTTCAAAGAAGAAAGCAACTGACATCACCTTTCCTCAGAAAGTAGACTTCCATAAACTGACAGAAGGTATGGATGACCTGGGAATGagcgaggatgatgatgaaagcCATGAGGAGTCTGAAGGCAGTGAAGAAGAGGAAGgctctgatgatgatgatgatgatgatgagatggAAAGCGAGcaagaggatgatgatgatggagtgGTGCGCACGTTTTCCCAGGACAAAGTAGATGAGGAGGTGGAGAAAGGAAAGGCGGTGAAGAACCAACTGGCCCTGTGGGACCAGCTGCTCGAGGGCCGGATAAAAATCCAGAAAGCTTTGGTGACTGCCAACCAGCTTCCTCAGCCACAGACTTTCCCAGAGTTCAAGAGGAGAGGTGGGGGGGAGTTCACAGCGGCGTTGAAGAACACTCACAAGGCTCTGAAGGCTCTTCAGAGGTCCCTGCTGGAGTTGCATGACCAACTTCTGCACCAGAACGCTGACACGAGATCCATCGACATGGGGGAAGACGAGGAGATAACCAGCGACGATGAAAAGGAGGGATCAGCGCAGCAGGCCAGAGCGCCCAAACGAAAACTGGAGATGGCAGAGTACCCGGACTTCATGGCCAAACGGTTTGCAGCTTTCCAGCCTTACTGCAATGCCACGCTGCAGAAGTGGCACGACAAAACAAGGCTGACGATGGGCAAGAGCACCAAAGGGTTTGGGGCGTTTGAGAGGAACATTCTCACCCAGGTGGAGCAGGTGCTGATGGACAAGGACAGGCTGTTGAAGCGGACCCAGACCCAGCGCTCAGAGTACCGGGTCCTGGGGAAGGTGGAAGCCCCTGCTCTCACATCTGAGAACATCCCCATGGAGGGAGGCGAGGTGTCGGAGCAACAGCTGAAATCCAACACGCATCTGAAAGATCTCAATGAGGACATATTTGATGACGACGATTTCTACCACCAGCTGCTGAGGGAGCTGATCGAGCGTAAGACGAGCGCAGCGGACCCCAACGATCAGGTGGCTATGGGCCGGCAGTGGCTGGCCATCCAGAAGCTGCGCAGCAAAATCAAGAAGAAAGTAGACACTAAAGCCAGCAAGGGGCGCAAAGTCCGGTTCCACATCCACAGCAAACTGGTCAATTTCATGGCGCCGATTGACCACAGCTCGATGAGCGACGAGGCCCGCAGCGAACTCTACCGAAGCCTGTTTGGTCAGAACACTTCTATGAGGGAGTGA
- the magoh gene encoding protein mago nashi homolog → MSTSDFYLRYYVGHKGKFGHEFLEFEFRPDGKLRYANNSNYKNDVMIRKEAYVHKSVMEELKRIIDDSEITKEDDALWPPPDRVGRQELEIVIGDEHISFTTSKIGSLIDVNQSKDPEGLRVFYYLVQDLKCLVFSLIGLHFKIKPI, encoded by the exons ATGTCAACAAGCGACTTTTATTTGAGATATTATGTCGGACACAAGGGGAAGTTTGGACACGAGTTTCTAGAATTTGAGTTCAGGCCTGACG GTAAACTGAGATATGCAAACAACAGTAACTACAAGAATGACGTAATGATCAGGAAAGAG GCATATGTTCACAAAagtgtgatggaggagctgaagagGATCATTGACGACAGTGAAATCACCAAGGAAGATGATGCTCTGTGGCCGCCTCCTGATAGAGTTGGCAGACAG GAACTCGAAATTGTCATCGGGGacgagcacatttcattcacaaCTTCCAAAATTGGCTCCTTGATTGACGTCAATCAGTCAAA GGACCCTGAGGGCCTTCGTGTGTTCTACTACCTGGTGCAAGATCTGAAATGTCTTGTTTTCAGTCTGATCGGCCTACACTTCAAGATCAAGCCCATCTAA
- the cpt2 gene encoding carnitine O-palmitoyltransferase 2, mitochondrial — translation MAGLLSLHCVASLKKSGSLIHFRSAALGVHMRHYSSKKAPSSSSSEYLHQSVVPSMHYQKSLPRLPIPKLEDTIRRYLAAQKPLLDDDQFRTTEKLAQDFQNGAGKQLHEELVAQDKNNKHTSYISAPWFDMYLSARDSVVLNFNPFMSFNPDPKTEYNDQLLRATNMVCSAVRFMKTLRAGLLEPEVFHLNPVKSDTDSFKNFIRWVPSSLSWYGAYMVNAYPLDMSQYFRLFNSTRIPKHGRDELFTDEKGRHLLVMRKGNMYVFDIIDRDGNLVKPAEIQSHLKYILSDSTPAPAFPLSVLTSENRDVWAGLRDKLIGAGNAEDLRVVDSALFCLSLDDESMRDHIHISHNMLHGNGCNRWYDKSFSLIVTKDGQAAINFEHSWGDGVAVLRFQNEVFKDTTEKPLVHPGSAAAAVDSASAVRRLQFKLNKELENGIQKAKENIDSAVSKLTIDAMEFKRGGKEQLKKNRLSPDAIAQLAFQMGFLRQYGQTVATYESCSTAAFKHGRTETIRPATVQTKKCSHAFVQQPGKHSVAELQAMLDECSKYHGQLTKEAAMGQGFDRHLFAMRYLAASKGQALPSLYTDPAYAAINHNILSTSTLTSPAVSLGGFAPVVPDGFGVGYGVHDNWIGCNVSSYPARNVHEFLQCVHKSLEDIFTVLDGKPLS, via the exons ATGGCCGGTCTGCTTTCATTGCATTGTGTCGCCTCTCTCAAGAAGTCCGGGAGTCTAATTCATTTTAGAAGCGCTGCTCTGGGGGTTCATATGAGACACTATAGCAGCAAAAAGGCCCCCTCTTCATCATCTTCGGAGTATCTGCACCAAAGCGTCGTGCCTTCCATGCATTACCAGAAGAGTTTACCCAG ATTGCCCATACCAAAACTGGAGGATACTATCAGGAGATATTTGGCTGCCCAGAAGCCTCTTTTGGATGATGACCAGTTCAG AACAACAGAGAAACTTGCTCAGGATTTCCAGAATGGTGCGGGAAAGCAGTTGCATGAGGAACTGGTTGCTCAGGATAAAAACAATAAGCACACAAGCTACATCTCAG CTCCCTGGTTTGATATGTATCTGTCTGCACGTGACTCTGTGGTGCTCAACTTCAACCCTTTCATGTCCTTCAATCCCGACCCAAAGACTGAGTACAATGACCAGCTGTTGCGGGCGACCAACATGGTGTGTTCAGCTGTGCGCTTCATGAAAACGCTACGAGCCGGTCTGCTGGAGCCAGAGGTTTTCCATCTGAACCCAGTCAAAAGCGACACGGACAGTTTCAAGAACTTTATCCGCTGGGTCCCATCTTCACTGTCCTGGTATGGGGCCTACATGGTGAATGCATACCCTTTGGACATGTCTCAGTACTTCCGCCTCTTTAACTCAACTCGGATTCCTAAGCATGGGCGAGATGAGCTCTTTACTGATGAGAAAGGGCGACACCTTTTGGTTATGAGGAAAGGAAACATGTACGTGTTTGACATAATAGACAGGGATGGGAATTTAGTGAAACCTGCAGAGATCCAGTCCCACTTGAAGTACATTTTGTCTGACTCGACACCGGCACCAGCCTTCCCTTTGAGTGTTCTGACCAGTGAGAACAGGGACGTGTGGGCAGGGCTCAGGGACAAGCTGATTGGTGCTGGAAACGCAGAGGATTTACGGGTCGTGGACAGCGCCCTTTTCTGTCTCTCCCTGGATGACGAGAGCATGCGGGACCATATTCACATCTCCCACAACATGCTGCACGGCAACGGCTGTAACCGCTGGTACGACAAGTCCTTCAGCCTCATTGTAACCAAAGACGGACAGGCAGCTATTAACTTTGAACATTCCTGGGGTGACGGCGTCGCTGTGCTTCGCTTCCAGAACGAGGTCTTTAAGGACACCACCGAGAAGCCACTAGTGCACCCAGGttcggctgctgctgctgtggattCGGCCTCTGCTGTGCGCAGATTGCAATTCAAGCTGAACAAAGAGCTGGAGAATGGCATCCAAAAGGCAAAGGAGAATATTGACTCTGCCGTATCAAAACTCACTATTGACGCCATGGAGTTCAAAAGAGGCGGGAAGGAACAGTTAAAGAAGAACAGGCTGAGTCCAGATGCTATAGCCCAGCTGGCTTTCCAAATGGGCTTTCTGAGGCAGTACGGACAGACTGTAGCCACGTACGAGTCATGTAGCACTGCAGCTTTCAAGCATGGCCGCACAGAGACCATCCGACCAGCGACTGTACAAACCAAAAAGTGCTCACATGCTTTCGTTCAACAGCCTGGCAAACACAGTGTGGCGGAGCTGCAGGCCATGCTCGATGAATGCTCCAAATATCATGGGCAGCTCACCAAGGAGGCAGCTATGG GTCAGGGTTTCGACCGTCACCTGTTCGCGATGCGATACCTGGCCGCCTCAAAGGGCCAAGCTCTGCCCAGTCTGTACACTGACCCAGCTTACGCCGCCATCAACCATAACATCCTCTCTACTAGCACCCTCACCAGTCCAGCTGTCAGTCTCGGCGGCTTTGCCCCTGTGGTACCTGATGGTTTTGGTGTCGGCTACGGCGTCCACGACAATTGGATCGGTTGCAACGTATCTAGTTACCCGGCTCGCAACGTCCATGAGTTCCTGCAGTGTGTCCACAAGTCTTTAGAGGACATTTTCACAGTGCTGGATGGAAAGCCACTGAGCTAA
- the scp2b gene encoding sterol carrier protein 2b, which yields MPELQRPRIQAIDTSASDGLEGFKAHAVFQEIDKKLQEDGEQFVKKIGGVFAFKVKDGPSGKEATWFVDVKNGKGCVHNDTDKEADCTISMSDADLLALMTGKMNPQTAFFQGKLKITGNMGLAMKLQNLQLQPGKAKL from the exons atgcccgAATTACAGAGACCGAG GATTCAAGCTATTGACACTAGCGCAAGTGATGGACTGGAGGGGTTCAAGGCGCATGCTGTGTTCCAGGAAATTGACAAGAAACTGCAGGAG GATGGGGAGCAGTTTGTGAAAAAGATTGGTGGAgtgtttgccttcaaagtaaaggaCGGCCCAAGTGGAAAGGAGGCAACTTGGTTTGTGGACGTGAAAAACGGCAAAGGCTGCGTTCACAATGATACTG ATAAGGAAGCCGATTGCACCATTTCTATGTCAGACGCAGACTTGTTGGCCTTGATGACTGGGAAAATGAACCCACAAACT GCATTTTTCCAGGGCAAGCTGAAGATCACAGGAAACATGGGTCTGGCTATGAAGctacaaaacctgcagctgcagccggGCAAAGCCAAGCTGTAG